The genomic region CCGTGGCCGGTCTGGGCCATCGTCTTGCCCGCCGACATGTCCAGGTCGGGGTTGAGCCAGAGCACCGGCGCCGTGGGATCCGGGGCGGGCGGCGCCTCCGGTTCGTCCAGGTCCGTGCCGCTTACCTGGAGCTTCGCCAGCACCTTCGGCCAGCCGTCCAGGGGGACCGGGGGGAAGACCCGTACCTCCGCGGTGGTCCCGGTGACCGTGTTGCCGGGCAGGGCCGACGCCTTGCGCCACTCCGCGCCGCGCGCCCGCCGCACCACCTTGCGGATCCGGGCGTCCTGCCAGTCGCGCATCACCTGCGCCCACTCGCCGTCGCCCAGCGAGCGTTCGTCCGACAGCATCACCAGCACCGCACGCGCCGCCGTCTCCAGGGCGTCGGTACGGGCCGGGGGATCGGTCTTCTCGATGTGCACCACCAGCGGGAGGACGAACTGCGGGGCCTCGTCGCGTGCCGTCGGCTCCGCGCGGAAGGGACTGTCATTGCTGCTCACCTGCCCCAGTTTGCCAGCCTGCGCGCAGCCGCTTCTTGGCGGAGGGGAACCTTCCGGGTGAGGATGCCCGACATGAAGAGCGATCTTTTCCAGACCGAGAACATGGCGCAGCAGGCGACCGCCCCCGGGATGACCCTGCAGAACGCCAAATCGATCAAGTACGCCGTCAACGGTGACATGCTCGCGCGGCAGGGCGCGATGATCGCCTTCCGCGGGAACCTGCAGTTCGAACGCAAGGGCCAGGGCATCGGCGGGCTCCTCAAGCGCGCCGTCACCGGCGAGGGGCTGCCCCTGATGTCCGTCACCGGCCAGGGCGAGGCGTGGTTCGCGCACGAGGCGGCGAACTGCTTCATCGTCGACGTCGAGCAGGGCGACCAGTTGACCATCAACGGCCGCAACGTCCTGTGCTTCGACTCCACGCTCTCGTACGAGATCAAGACGGTGAAGGGCTCCGGCATCGCCGGCGGCGGGCTCTTCAACAGCCTCTTCAGCGGATACGGCAAACTCGGCCTGATCTGCGAGGGCAACCCCATAGTCATCCCCGTCACCCCGCAGCAGCCGGTGTACGTCGACACCGACGCGGTCGTCGGCTGGTCCGCGCATCTCCAGACCTCGCTGCACCGCTCGCAGTCGATAGGTTCCATGATCCGCGGCGGCTCCGGCGAGGCCGTCCAACTGATGCTCCAGGGCGAGGGGTTCGTGATCGTCAGGCCCAGCGAGGCCAAGCCGGAGAAGATGCAGCAGCATTGACCGGCGACGCTGCGGCGGCACTGACGCTGCGACAGGTCGGCCGCCGCTACGGCCTCGGCGGGCCCTGGGTGCTGCGTGCGGTGGATCTCGATCTGCCCGCGCGGTCCCTGGTCCGGATCGAGGGGCGCAACGGCAGCGGAAAGTCCACCCTGCTCCGGCTGCTCGCCGGGATCGACGCCCCGACGACGGGCCGGATCACCGGGCGCCCGCGCACCGCCTACGTACCCGAGCGTTTCCCGGCCGCGCTGCCCTTCACCGCCCTGGGCTACCTCGTCCACCTCGGCCGGATCCACGGTCTGCGGCGGGCCACCGCCGCGGCCCGTGCCGCGGAGTGGCTGGAGCGCTTCGGCGCCGCGGGCCATGCCCGTACCCCTCTCGCCGAACTCTCCAAGGGCACCAGCCAGAAGGTCGCGGTCGCCCAGGCGCTGCTGGCGGAGCCGGAGTTGCTGATCCTCGACGAGGCCTGGACCGGTCTTGACACGAGGGCCAGGGCGGAACTCGACCGCGCGGTCGCCGAGCGGATCGGTACGGGCGCGACGGTG from Streptomyces sp. NBC_01267 harbors:
- a CDS encoding peptidyl-tRNA hydrolase; protein product: MSSNDSPFRAEPTARDEAPQFVLPLVVHIEKTDPPARTDALETAARAVLVMLSDERSLGDGEWAQVMRDWQDARIRKVVRRARGAEWRKASALPGNTVTGTTAEVRVFPPVPLDGWPKVLAKLQVSGTDLDEPEAPPAPDPTAPVLWLNPDLDMSAGKTMAQTGHGAQLAWWELPDAEREAWRSAGFPLSVRTAEAARWKELTASGLPVVFDAGFTEIAPGETVAVEGGSRYCPLPGKRRP
- a CDS encoding AIM24 family protein, yielding MKSDLFQTENMAQQATAPGMTLQNAKSIKYAVNGDMLARQGAMIAFRGNLQFERKGQGIGGLLKRAVTGEGLPLMSVTGQGEAWFAHEAANCFIVDVEQGDQLTINGRNVLCFDSTLSYEIKTVKGSGIAGGGLFNSLFSGYGKLGLICEGNPIVIPVTPQQPVYVDTDAVVGWSAHLQTSLHRSQSIGSMIRGGSGEAVQLMLQGEGFVIVRPSEAKPEKMQQH
- a CDS encoding ATP-binding cassette domain-containing protein; translated protein: MTGDAAAALTLRQVGRRYGLGGPWVLRAVDLDLPARSLVRIEGRNGSGKSTLLRLLAGIDAPTTGRITGRPRTAYVPERFPAALPFTALGYLVHLGRIHGLRRATAAARAAEWLERFGAAGHARTPLAELSKGTSQKVAVAQALLAEPELLILDEAWTGLDTRARAELDRAVAERIGTGATVVFVDHDPQRLADAVDLGLRVTDGALVRVGAPPETSGPTVRIEAAGPPGSALPARLPGSPVCETGTDSSVLTVPAAHSDALLRALLTARPPWHIRAVHGAGSRTPDSGTPASRTAGIPPSRTAGTPASRTAEER